In the genome of Triticum urartu cultivar G1812 chromosome 5, Tu2.1, whole genome shotgun sequence, one region contains:
- the LOC125555829 gene encoding probable purple acid phosphatase 20, whose amino-acid sequence MGKMRGTVALALLVLALSSLPPACLAVTSPYVRPRPRATLSLRRDADAGGQTPQQVHVSAVGPDKMRVTWITDDDAPATVDYGTASGQYPFSATGTTAGYSYLLYHSGNIHDAVVGPLKPSTTYYYRCSSDTSREFSFRTPPSVLPFTFVIAGDLGQTEWTNSTLQHIAAADYDMLLLPGDLSYADLDQPRWDSYGRLVEPLASARPWMVTEGNHEVEKIPLIERHPFKAYNARWRMPYDAGASPSGSNLYYSFDAAGGTVHVIMLGSYTDYDTGTAQHRWLQADLAGVDRGKTAFVVALVHAPWYNSNKAHQGEGDGMRDAMEALLYGARVDAVFAGHVHAYERFARVYGDKEDQCGPVYVTIGDGGNREGLAEKYIDPQPKTSVFREASFGHGRLQVVNVTHALWTWHRNDDDEPVVADQTWITSLASNPACKK is encoded by the exons ATGGGGAAGATGAGGGGCACGGTGGCGTTGGCTCTCCTCGTCCTCGCGCTGTCGTCGCTGCCCCCGGCGTGCCTCGCCGTGACGTCGCCGTACGTGCGCCCGAGGCCCAGGGCGACGCTCTCATTGCGCCGGGACGCCGACGCCGGCGGCCAGACGCCGCAGCAG GTGCATGTGTCGGCTGTGGGCCCTGACAAGATGAGGGTGACATGGATCACCGACGACGACGCACCGGCGACGGTGGACTACGGCACGGCTTCAGGCCAGTACCCCTTCTCCGCCACCGGAACCACCGCCGGTTACTCCTACCTCTTGTACCACTCGGGGAACATCCACGACGCCGTCGTCGGCCCACTGAAACCCAGCACCACCTACTACTACCGCTGCAGCTCCGACACGTCGCGGGAGTTCTCCTTCCGAACGCCCCCGTCAGTCCTCCCCTTCACCTTCGTCATTGCCG GCGACCTGGGCCAGACGGAGTGGACCAACTCCACGCTGCAGCACATCGCCGCCGCCGACTACGACATGCTGCTCCTGCCCGGCGACCTGTCGTACGCCGACCTGGACCAGCCGCGCTGGGACTCGTACGGACGCCTGGTGGAGCCCCTGGCGAGCGCGCGGCCCTGGATGGTGACCGAGGGTAACCACGAGGTGGAGAAGATCCCCCTCATCGAGCGCCACCCCTTCAAGGCCTACAACGCGCGGTGGCGCATGCCGTACGACGCCGGCGCCTCGCCGTCGGGGTCCAACCTCTACTACTCCTTCGACGCGGCCGGCGGCACCGTGCACGTCATCATGCTGGGCTCCTACACCGACTACGACACCGGCACGGCGCAGCACAGGTGGCTGCAGGCCGACCTCGCCGGGGTCGACCGCGGGAAGACGGCGTTCGTGGTGGCGCTGGTGCACGCGCCGTGGTACAACAGCAACAAGGCGCACCAGGGGGAGGGCGACGGCATGCGCGACGCCATGGAGGCGCTGCTCTACGGCGCCCGCGTGGACGCGGTGTTCGCCGGGCACGTGCACGCCTACGAGAGGTTCGCGCGCGTCTACGGCGACAAGGAGGACCAGTGCGGGCCGGTGTACGTGACCATCGGAGACGGCGGCAACCGGGAAGGGCTGGCGGAGAAGTACATCGACCCGCAGCCCAAGACGTCGGTGTTCCGGGAGGCCAGCTTCGGGCATGGCAGGCTGCAGGTGGTGAACGTGACGCACGCCCTGTGGACGTGGCACCGGAACGACGATGACGAGCCGGTGGTGGCTGACCAGACTTGGATCACCAGTCTCGCGTCCAACCCGGCCTGTAAAAAATGA